The Castellaniella sp. genome includes a window with the following:
- a CDS encoding arginine/lysine/ornithine decarboxylase, with translation MKFRFPIVIIDEDYRSENASGFGIRALASAIEAEGVEVLGVTSYGDLSSFAQQQSRASAFILSIDDEEFDEDSPEDVANAIKNLRTFIGELRFRNEDIPIYLYGETRTSQHIPNDILRELHGFIHMFEDTPEFVARHIIREARAYLDSLAPPFFRELLEYASDGSYSWHCPGHSGGVAFLKSPVGQMFHQFFGENMLRADVCNAVEELGQLLDHTGPVAESERNAARIFHADHCFFVTNGTSTSNKIVWHANVASGDVVVVDRNCHKSILHAITMTGAIPVFLRPTRNHLGIIGPIPLEEFDPENIRKKIEANPFAREAVNQRPRILSLTQSTYDGVIYNVEMIKEKLGSEIDTLHFDEAWLPHAAFHTFYEDMHAIGPNRPRSHDTMVYATHSTHKLLAGLSQASQIVVQDSESRKLDRNIFNEAFLMHTSTSPQYAIIASCDVAAAMMEPPGGTALVEESIREALDFRRAMRKVESEFGKNDWWFKVWGPNRLVSEGIGNRDDWLLASGDEWHGFGDLADGFNMLDPIKATVVTPGLDISGTFADSGIPAALVSRYLVEHGVVVEKTGLYSFFILFTIGITKGRWNTLLTALQQFKDDYDRNQPLWRVLPEFYRAHKRYEHMGLRDLCQEIHEAYRRYDFARLTTRVYLSDMVPAMRPADAYARMAHREVERVPVDQLEGRVTGVLLTPYPPGIPLLIPGERFNRDIVDYLAFTREFNLQFPGFETDVHGLAYETGDHGQRHYYVDCIREN, from the coding sequence ATGAAATTTCGTTTTCCCATCGTCATCATCGACGAAGACTATCGTTCCGAAAATGCGTCGGGGTTCGGCATTCGCGCCCTGGCTTCGGCCATCGAGGCCGAGGGCGTCGAGGTGCTGGGGGTAACCAGCTACGGGGATCTCAGCTCGTTTGCGCAGCAGCAAAGCCGCGCCAGCGCCTTTATTCTGTCCATCGACGATGAAGAATTCGATGAGGATTCCCCCGAGGATGTGGCCAACGCCATCAAGAACCTGCGCACCTTCATCGGTGAGTTGCGGTTTCGCAACGAAGACATCCCCATTTATCTCTATGGCGAGACGCGTACCTCGCAGCATATCCCGAACGATATCCTGCGCGAACTCCATGGCTTCATCCATATGTTCGAGGACACCCCCGAATTCGTGGCGCGCCACATCATCCGCGAGGCACGCGCCTATCTGGACAGCCTGGCACCGCCGTTTTTCCGCGAACTGCTGGAATACGCCTCGGATGGCTCGTATTCCTGGCATTGCCCAGGGCATTCGGGCGGGGTGGCTTTTTTGAAAAGCCCGGTCGGGCAGATGTTCCACCAGTTTTTCGGTGAAAACATGCTGCGCGCCGATGTCTGCAATGCCGTGGAAGAGCTGGGCCAACTGCTGGATCACACCGGCCCGGTGGCAGAGTCCGAGCGCAATGCCGCCCGTATTTTTCATGCGGACCACTGCTTTTTCGTCACCAACGGCACGTCTACCTCCAATAAAATCGTCTGGCATGCCAATGTGGCGTCGGGTGACGTGGTGGTGGTGGACCGCAACTGCCATAAATCCATTTTGCATGCCATCACCATGACGGGTGCCATCCCGGTGTTTCTGCGCCCCACGCGCAACCACCTGGGCATCATCGGGCCGATCCCTTTGGAAGAGTTCGATCCCGAAAACATCCGCAAGAAAATCGAGGCCAATCCCTTTGCCCGCGAAGCCGTCAATCAGCGTCCGCGTATCCTGTCGTTGACGCAAAGCACCTACGATGGCGTCATTTACAACGTGGAAATGATCAAGGAAAAACTGGGTTCGGAAATCGATACGCTGCACTTTGACGAAGCCTGGCTGCCGCATGCGGCATTCCATACGTTCTACGAAGACATGCACGCCATCGGCCCCAACCGGCCGCGCAGCCATGACACCATGGTGTATGCCACGCACTCCACCCATAAGCTGCTGGCGGGTCTGTCGCAGGCCTCGCAGATCGTGGTGCAGGACTCCGAATCCCGTAAGCTCGATCGCAATATCTTCAACGAAGCATTCCTGATGCATACGTCCACCTCGCCGCAGTACGCCATTATTGCGTCCTGCGATGTGGCGGCCGCCATGATGGAGCCCCCCGGCGGCACCGCCCTGGTCGAGGAGTCCATCCGCGAAGCCCTGGATTTCCGTCGCGCCATGCGCAAGGTCGAATCCGAGTTCGGCAAGAACGACTGGTGGTTCAAGGTCTGGGGACCGAACCGCCTGGTGTCCGAAGGCATCGGCAATCGCGATGACTGGTTATTGGCATCCGGCGACGAATGGCACGGCTTCGGTGATCTGGCCGATGGCTTCAATATGCTGGACCCGATCAAGGCCACGGTGGTGACGCCGGGCCTGGATATCTCCGGCACGTTTGCGGATTCCGGCATTCCTGCCGCCCTGGTGTCGCGTTATCTGGTCGAACACGGGGTGGTGGTCGAAAAAACCGGCCTGTACTCTTTTTTCATCCTGTTTACCATCGGCATTACCAAAGGCCGCTGGAATACACTGCTGACCGCCTTGCAGCAGTTCAAGGACGACTACGACCGCAACCAGCCCCTGTGGCGCGTGCTGCCGGAATTCTACCGGGCGCATAAACGCTACGAGCACATGGGTCTGCGCGATCTTTGCCAGGAAATCCATGAAGCCTATCGTCGTTATGATTTCGCCCGCCTGACGACCCGTGTATACCTGAGCGACATGGTGCCCGCCATGCGGCCGGCCGATGCCTATGCCCGCATGGCTCACCGCGAGGTCGAGCGTGTGCCGGTGGATCAGCTTGAAGGCCGCGTGACCGGGGTGCTGCTGACCCCTTATCCGCCCGGTATTCCGCTCTTGATCCCCGGCGAGCGCTTTAATCGCGATATCGTCGATTATCTGGCCTTTACCCGCGAATTCAATCTGCAATTCCCGGGCTTTGAGACCGACGTGCATGGTCTGGCCTACGAGACCGGCGACCACGGCCAGCGCCATTATTACGTCGATTGCATCCGCGAAAACTAA
- the dcd gene encoding dCTP deaminase has translation MSIKNDRWIRRQAQESGMIEPFEAGQVRSVDGQKIVSYGTSSYGYDVRCAREFKIFTNINSSIVDPKAFDAGSFVDFEGDVCIIPPNSFALARTVEYFRIPRSVLTICLGKSTYARCGIIVNVTPLEPEWEGHVTLEFSNTTPLPAKIYAGEGCAQMLFFESDEVCETSYADRDGKYQGQQGVTLPRT, from the coding sequence ATGAGCATCAAGAACGACCGCTGGATTCGCCGTCAGGCGCAGGAATCCGGCATGATAGAGCCCTTCGAGGCCGGCCAGGTGCGCTCGGTCGATGGGCAGAAGATCGTCAGTTATGGCACCAGCAGCTATGGCTATGATGTCCGTTGCGCGCGGGAATTCAAGATTTTTACCAACATCAATTCGTCCATTGTCGACCCAAAAGCCTTTGATGCGGGTTCTTTCGTGGACTTCGAGGGCGATGTCTGTATCATTCCGCCTAATTCGTTTGCTTTGGCACGCACGGTTGAATATTTCCGTATTCCCCGTTCGGTGCTGACCATCTGCCTGGGCAAGAGCACCTACGCTCGCTGTGGCATTATCGTCAACGTCACCCCGCTGGAACCCGAATGGGAAGGCCATGTGACGCTTGAATTCTCCAACACCACCCCCTTGCCGGCCAAGATCTACGCCGGCGAAGGCTGCGCCCAGATGCTGTTCTTCGAGAGCGACGAGGTCTGCGAGACTTCTTATGCGGATCGGGACGGAAAATACCAGGGTCAGCAAGGGGTCACCTTGCCTCGTACTTAG
- a CDS encoding translocation/assembly module TamB domain-containing protein — MSWLSRLGRGLRRFSLWGLPPLVLALALVLGFAWWCVASTAGTRWLLQTAVAQFDGQVQGVNGTIRRGLYVQGLSLSLPDADVRVTGLHLKVLWHELLNRRLHINDLSAVRVDITVRPGVASDAAPAESFSMPSLPVSLRVDRLSLGGLGLHGAAQLPVDVLSVSTALTLDADTAAVTLDQLQMAYDNTLLTLNGNVALRGLAAPWPFEVNLHGTALGRGAQSPVCLSQQWPATDRQAIRPAASQACRIDLDVRLAGTPDVFQLQAQGQGEGMSLQADARILPAQAFPLGQTTLDLTLPDQAGLSLQIQPGAPGPDGLRPLQASWAMRHLSLNPWLPPTIGATLLDFQGQIQARLTPTHQLQDLGLQLDINTPSRWNGHPLAGHVRLAHLSRAQGPLLDGQDPLTDLFGIRAQDLQVALDMGANQIRLDGQLSVDKTALALQATLPALDVLWPDIPGGGRVTLDLQGALAKQQIKLQARYVPADEQLTEPGQAPIDLDLALLGGWSAEHGWQGAVTRLQGRHAGVQLDTQGNVPLQFDAAGGWQVGRGLVDLQLDGQALLQVQHRASSGQAGHWETQGRIDPLLITPERIQRIQAWLGQKAEQRQGGVQTALSAQARDSRLTLALDWHVLRNPALSGNIRLQRLDGDLVVPGDVPIELGLKAAQLDLTLKPGSDTLSRALLDLQVGTQKMGSLRIQAESPVHVSPDGTLGLRAQDEKRVHLVAESEDLAWVNLLLGGALEVGGTVHADVQGRSRPDGQWLLTGPVRGEGMRFMMVDEGVRLLDGTLQAHFEGMNLVLDHLRFPAVRRVTPKEWRTATWVAENPDAQDGYLDLGGQWDLGANDGLVNIEFHRYPILQRADRYAMISGDLRISAALPRVDLTGKIVADAGWFDLDMLNNIPSLDSDVVVLKPGQKQVETDASPPLNMEVALTVDLGPRFYLTGYGLDSGLVGSLDLRLHDDKLTALGALRTRGGAIDAYGQHLQLRRGTITFQGDISNPTLDIQALRTNVAVQAGVQVVGTARRPRIDLISVPEVSETEKLTWLLLGHGPDEGGADMSLLFSVGSSFLADGEPFYRRFGLDELSLRSGELGSTGSILPVQSVVSGLDSGVSPIEQRFVMASKTLSQDLKVSLEQALSQTGTVARLSYRLMRGLRAEMTVGTVSGLALVYRWFSMD, encoded by the coding sequence GTGTCCTGGCTGAGTCGCCTCGGCCGTGGCTTGCGGCGTTTTAGTCTGTGGGGGCTGCCCCCTCTGGTGCTGGCCCTGGCGCTGGTGCTAGGATTTGCCTGGTGGTGCGTGGCCAGCACGGCAGGCACGCGCTGGCTGTTGCAGACGGCGGTTGCGCAGTTCGACGGCCAGGTCCAGGGGGTCAACGGCACGATTCGTCGCGGGCTGTATGTGCAGGGCCTTAGCCTGTCCCTGCCGGATGCCGACGTGCGGGTCACTGGGCTGCACCTGAAGGTGCTGTGGCACGAACTCCTGAACCGCCGCTTGCACATCAACGACTTATCAGCGGTGCGGGTGGATATTACCGTACGGCCTGGCGTCGCCTCGGATGCCGCGCCCGCCGAATCCTTTAGCATGCCGTCGCTACCCGTCAGCCTGCGGGTGGATCGCTTGTCGCTGGGTGGCCTGGGCTTGCACGGCGCAGCGCAGCTTCCTGTCGACGTGTTGTCTGTGTCCACCGCCTTGACGCTGGATGCCGACACCGCTGCGGTGACGCTGGATCAGCTGCAGATGGCGTATGACAATACTTTGCTGACGCTCAATGGCAATGTGGCCTTGCGCGGCCTGGCGGCGCCCTGGCCTTTTGAGGTCAATCTACATGGCACGGCGCTGGGACGCGGCGCGCAGTCCCCTGTCTGCCTGAGCCAGCAATGGCCGGCCACCGACCGTCAGGCGATCAGGCCCGCAGCTTCCCAAGCTTGCCGTATCGACCTGGATGTACGCTTGGCAGGCACGCCCGATGTTTTTCAGTTGCAGGCGCAGGGGCAGGGCGAAGGCATGTCCTTGCAGGCCGATGCCAGGATTCTGCCTGCTCAGGCCTTTCCCTTGGGTCAGACCACGCTGGATTTGACCTTGCCGGACCAGGCGGGCCTGTCCCTGCAGATACAGCCAGGGGCTCCCGGCCCGGATGGTTTGCGCCCCTTGCAGGCCAGCTGGGCCATGCGGCACCTGTCGTTGAATCCCTGGTTGCCGCCGACCATCGGCGCGACCTTGCTGGATTTTCAGGGACAGATCCAGGCCCGCTTGACACCGACCCATCAGTTGCAGGACCTGGGCCTGCAACTGGACATCAATACACCCAGCCGCTGGAATGGACATCCCCTGGCCGGTCATGTACGGCTTGCGCATTTGTCGCGTGCCCAAGGACCCTTGCTGGACGGGCAGGACCCATTGACCGATTTGTTCGGGATTCGCGCTCAGGACTTGCAGGTCGCGCTGGATATGGGCGCCAATCAGATCCGGCTCGACGGCCAGCTCTCTGTGGATAAGACGGCGCTGGCGTTGCAGGCCACGCTGCCCGCCCTGGATGTCTTGTGGCCTGATATTCCGGGCGGCGGGCGGGTCACCCTGGACCTTCAGGGGGCGCTGGCAAAGCAGCAGATCAAGCTTCAGGCTCGTTATGTGCCTGCGGATGAACAGCTCACCGAACCTGGGCAGGCCCCCATCGATCTGGATCTGGCCTTGCTGGGTGGCTGGTCGGCAGAGCATGGCTGGCAAGGGGCTGTGACCCGTCTGCAGGGCCGGCACGCAGGGGTTCAGCTGGATACCCAAGGCAATGTGCCGCTGCAGTTCGATGCGGCGGGGGGCTGGCAAGTAGGCCGGGGCCTCGTTGACCTGCAACTGGATGGCCAGGCCTTGCTGCAGGTACAGCATCGGGCTTCCAGCGGCCAGGCTGGACACTGGGAGACTCAGGGCCGTATCGATCCTTTGCTGATTACCCCAGAGCGCATCCAGCGGATTCAGGCTTGGCTGGGGCAAAAGGCGGAGCAGCGCCAGGGTGGGGTGCAGACAGCGCTGTCCGCCCAGGCGCGCGACAGCCGCCTGACGCTGGCGTTGGATTGGCATGTGCTGCGCAATCCGGCCCTCAGCGGCAATATCCGACTGCAGCGTCTGGATGGGGATCTGGTTGTGCCGGGCGACGTGCCCATCGAGTTGGGCCTGAAGGCCGCGCAGCTGGACCTCACGCTGAAGCCCGGCAGCGATACGCTCAGTCGTGCGCTGCTGGACCTGCAGGTCGGCACCCAGAAAATGGGCAGTCTGCGGATACAGGCTGAATCGCCCGTTCATGTCTCCCCCGATGGCACATTGGGGTTGCGCGCCCAGGACGAAAAACGTGTGCATCTGGTGGCTGAATCCGAAGACCTGGCATGGGTCAATCTGCTGTTGGGCGGGGCGCTGGAGGTTGGCGGCACGGTGCACGCCGATGTTCAGGGCCGCAGCCGTCCCGATGGCCAGTGGCTGTTGACGGGGCCGGTGCGTGGCGAAGGCATGCGTTTCATGATGGTCGACGAGGGCGTGCGCCTGCTGGATGGCACCTTGCAGGCGCATTTCGAGGGCATGAACCTGGTGCTGGACCATCTGCGTTTCCCGGCGGTGCGCCGGGTGACCCCCAAAGAATGGCGCACAGCCACCTGGGTGGCTGAAAATCCGGATGCTCAGGATGGCTACCTGGATCTGGGCGGCCAGTGGGATCTGGGCGCCAACGATGGCCTCGTCAATATTGAATTTCATCGTTATCCGATCTTACAACGAGCCGACCGCTACGCCATGATCAGCGGCGACTTGCGGATCAGCGCTGCCTTGCCACGGGTGGACCTGACAGGAAAAATCGTCGCGGATGCTGGCTGGTTCGATCTGGATATGCTGAACAATATCCCCTCTTTGGATAGCGATGTGGTGGTGCTGAAACCTGGTCAGAAGCAGGTCGAAACCGATGCCTCGCCTCCTCTGAATATGGAGGTTGCCCTGACGGTCGACCTGGGGCCACGGTTTTACCTGACCGGCTATGGACTGGATTCGGGTTTGGTGGGCAGCCTGGATCTGCGGCTGCATGATGATAAGCTGACCGCCTTGGGAGCCTTGCGCACGCGCGGTGGGGCCATTGATGCCTATGGCCAGCACCTGCAGCTGCGTCGTGGCACCATTACCTTCCAGGGCGACATCAGCAATCCAACCCTGGATATTCAGGCTTTGCGCACCAATGTTGCCGTCCAGGCCGGGGTGCAGGTGGTCGGTACGGCGCGGCGCCCGCGCATTGACCTGATCTCGGTTCCCGAGGTCAGCGAAACTGAAAAGCTGACCTGGCTGCTGCTGGGGCATGGGCCCGACGAGGGCGGGGCGGATATGTCGTTGCTGTTTTCCGTCGGCAGCTCGTTTTTGGCGGATGGCGAACCTTTTTACAGGCGCTTTGGCCTCGATGAGCTCAGCCTCCGTTCTGGTGAACTTGGCAGTACGGGCAGTATCTTGCCGGTCCAGAGCGTGGTCAGCGGCCTGGACAGCGGTGTCAGTCCCATCGAGCAGCGCTTTGTCATGGCCAGCAAAACCCTGAGCCAGGACCTCAAGGTCAGCCTGGAACAGGCATTGTCCCAGACCGGAACCGTGGCCCGTCTCAGCTATCGATTGATGCGCGGCTTGCGGGCGGAAATGACGGTTGGCACTGTCAGCGGGCTGGCGCTGGTGTATCGCTGGTTTTCCATGGATTGA
- the apbC gene encoding iron-sulfur cluster carrier protein ApbC — MSTILQDIRTALSRVINPDTRKTLAVTESALQITPAGAAFDITVTLGYPIFNGESALRQVIESALAAIPAPIGALSFQSRIATHAVQRGLRPLDSVRNIIAVASGKGGVGKSTTSVNLALALHAQGARVGLLDADIYGPSVPIMLGLSGKPKSTDGKSMEPMIGHGLQANSIGFLMDDDGPAIWRGPMVTQALTQLLSLTQWDDLDYLIVDMPPGTGDIALTMAQKVPLTGAIIVTTPQDLALADARKGLIMFQKVDVPVLGIVENMSVHVCSNCGHIEPIFGQDGGRQLATTYHLPWLGALPLQLDIRQETDSGRPSVVASPQGKAAGLYHQIARQLAIHVAGQPLDDSGVRPRVVARST; from the coding sequence ATGAGCACCATCCTCCAGGACATCCGCACCGCCTTGTCGCGAGTCATCAACCCGGATACCCGCAAGACACTGGCGGTCACCGAATCCGCGCTGCAGATCACGCCAGCTGGGGCGGCCTTTGATATCACTGTAACCCTGGGCTATCCCATATTCAATGGCGAGTCCGCGCTGCGTCAGGTGATCGAGTCCGCGCTGGCTGCTATCCCGGCACCAATAGGGGCGCTGAGCTTCCAGTCCAGGATCGCTACCCATGCGGTGCAGCGCGGCCTGCGGCCGCTGGATTCCGTGCGCAACATCATCGCAGTGGCGTCGGGCAAGGGCGGCGTGGGCAAGAGCACCACATCAGTCAACCTGGCCCTGGCGCTGCACGCCCAAGGGGCGCGGGTCGGTCTGCTGGATGCCGATATCTATGGCCCCAGCGTACCCATTATGCTGGGCCTGTCGGGCAAGCCCAAAAGCACTGATGGCAAGAGCATGGAACCCATGATCGGCCATGGCCTGCAGGCCAATTCCATCGGGTTTTTGATGGATGACGACGGCCCGGCCATCTGGCGCGGCCCCATGGTCACCCAGGCGCTGACTCAGCTATTATCGCTGACCCAGTGGGATGACCTGGATTATTTGATTGTGGACATGCCGCCCGGCACGGGCGATATCGCCCTCACCATGGCCCAAAAAGTCCCGTTGACGGGTGCAATCATCGTCACAACCCCCCAGGATCTGGCCTTGGCCGATGCCCGTAAGGGCCTCATCATGTTCCAGAAAGTGGACGTACCGGTGCTGGGCATCGTGGAAAACATGTCCGTGCATGTGTGCTCGAATTGCGGACACATAGAGCCTATTTTTGGACAGGACGGCGGTCGCCAGTTGGCAACTACCTATCATCTGCCCTGGTTGGGGGCCTTGCCGCTGCAACTCGATATCCGCCAGGAAACCGACTCTGGGCGGCCTAGCGTGGTGGCCTCGCCCCAGGGCAAGGCGGCCGGGCTCTATCATCAGATTGCCCGCCAGTTGGCCATTCATGTGGCGGGCCAGCCACTGGACGACTCCGGTGTCCGGCCCCGGGTCGTGGCGCGCAGCACCTGA
- the metG gene encoding methionine--tRNA ligase: MSRTIFVTTALPYANGSFHIGHIMEYIQADTWVRTMRMAGHTVHFVGADDAHGAPIMLKAEAEGITPQALVARYASERPKYLNGFHIRFDHWHCTDSPENIQLSQDIYRALKSAGFIDSREIEQFYDPVKGMFLPDRYIKGECPRCHAKDQYGDACEVCSAVYSPTELIEPYSTLTNARPVLRSSEHFFFRLSDPRCVAFLQEWTTSQQTDGSPRLQPEVLGKTREWLGTTEGEPANLADWDISRDEPYFGIPIPDAPGKYFYVWLDAPVGYLASLQAYCQTQGLDYNALLDPDGKTEQVHFIGKDIVYFHALFWPAMLKFSGRKTPDMLHVHGFITVSGEKMSKSRGTGISPLRYLDIGMDAEWMRYYIAAKLNAHVEDLDFNPDDFVARVNSDLIGKYVNIASRAATFITRHFDGALAYAGDTDALRTELQSCAQQVQADFEAREYGRAIRRIMAQADKINQAFDTAQPWVLAKGIAQADDAQKTALQDICSRALAGFQALSVMLTPVLPALTDRVARELFGRQQAYVWADASDLPGHINAFKHLMQRVDPAQLDALFETPEEPACVPGGEPIAETIDIKDFARIDLRIARIVECTAVDGSDKLLRLSLDVGEGRLRQVFSGIKSMYQPEDLTGKLTVVVANLAPRKMRFGVSEGMVLAASHADEASQPGIYVLEPWEGAQPGMRIH, from the coding sequence ATGTCGCGCACGATATTCGTCACCACTGCCCTGCCCTACGCCAACGGTTCTTTTCATATCGGCCACATCATGGAGTACATCCAGGCGGATACCTGGGTGCGGACCATGCGGATGGCGGGCCATACCGTGCACTTCGTCGGGGCCGATGACGCCCACGGCGCACCCATCATGCTCAAGGCCGAAGCCGAAGGCATCACGCCGCAGGCCCTGGTGGCACGCTACGCCAGCGAACGCCCGAAATACCTGAATGGCTTTCACATCCGCTTCGACCACTGGCATTGCACGGATTCGCCGGAAAACATCCAACTGTCCCAGGATATCTACCGCGCCTTGAAATCCGCCGGCTTCATCGACAGCCGCGAGATCGAGCAATTCTACGATCCTGTGAAGGGCATGTTCCTGCCCGATCGTTACATCAAGGGCGAATGTCCCCGCTGTCATGCCAAGGACCAATACGGTGACGCCTGCGAAGTCTGCAGCGCGGTCTACAGCCCCACCGAGCTGATCGAGCCTTATTCCACGCTGACCAATGCGCGGCCCGTGCTGCGCAGTTCAGAACACTTTTTCTTTCGCCTGTCCGATCCGCGCTGTGTGGCTTTTTTGCAGGAATGGACCACCAGCCAACAAACTGACGGCAGCCCGCGCCTGCAGCCCGAGGTCCTGGGCAAAACCCGCGAATGGCTGGGCACCACCGAAGGCGAGCCCGCCAATCTGGCGGACTGGGACATTTCCCGCGACGAGCCCTATTTCGGCATCCCCATCCCGGACGCCCCCGGTAAATACTTCTATGTCTGGCTGGATGCTCCGGTGGGCTACCTGGCCTCGCTACAGGCCTACTGCCAGACCCAAGGTCTGGACTACAATGCTTTGCTGGACCCGGATGGCAAGACCGAACAGGTGCACTTCATCGGCAAAGACATCGTCTATTTTCACGCCTTGTTCTGGCCCGCCATGCTGAAGTTCTCCGGGCGCAAAACCCCGGATATGCTGCACGTCCACGGCTTCATCACGGTCAGCGGCGAGAAAATGTCCAAAAGTCGCGGCACAGGGATTTCACCGCTGCGCTATCTGGATATCGGCATGGACGCCGAATGGATGCGCTATTACATCGCCGCTAAACTTAACGCCCACGTCGAAGACCTGGACTTCAATCCCGATGACTTCGTGGCCCGCGTCAACAGCGACCTGATCGGCAAATACGTCAATATCGCCAGCCGTGCCGCCACCTTCATCACCCGGCACTTCGATGGCGCCCTGGCCTACGCGGGCGACACGGACGCCCTGCGCACCGAGCTGCAGTCCTGCGCCCAGCAGGTCCAGGCCGACTTCGAGGCGCGTGAGTATGGCCGCGCCATTCGCCGCATCATGGCCCAGGCCGACAAGATCAACCAGGCTTTCGATACCGCCCAGCCCTGGGTCCTGGCCAAAGGCATCGCCCAGGCCGATGACGCCCAGAAAACAGCGCTGCAGGATATCTGCTCGCGGGCGCTGGCCGGGTTCCAGGCTTTGTCGGTCATGTTGACGCCTGTGCTGCCTGCCCTGACCGACCGCGTCGCTCGCGAATTATTCGGCCGCCAGCAGGCCTACGTATGGGCGGATGCGAGTGACTTGCCCGGGCATATCAATGCCTTCAAGCACCTGATGCAGCGGGTCGATCCGGCTCAGCTGGACGCCTTGTTCGAAACCCCCGAAGAACCCGCCTGCGTGCCGGGCGGCGAGCCCATTGCCGAGACCATCGACATCAAGGACTTCGCCCGCATCGACCTGCGCATTGCGCGCATCGTGGAATGCACGGCGGTGGATGGGTCGGACAAGCTGCTGCGCCTGTCGCTGGACGTCGGCGAAGGCCGCCTGCGCCAGGTGTTTTCCGGCATCAAATCCATGTATCAGCCCGAAGACCTGACCGGCAAGCTGACGGTGGTGGTGGCCAATCTGGCCCCGCGCAAGATGCGCTTTGGCGTCTCCGAGGGCATGGTGCTGGCCGCCAGCCACGCCGACGAAGCATCCCAGCCCGGCATCTATGTGCTGGAACCCTGGGAAGGCGCCCAGCCCGGCATGCGGATTCACTGA
- the kch gene encoding voltage-gated potassium channel protein has translation MRLRFSPLATHRLRLMRQFPWHWLIAVLVAVDGYLFLEPLWQLIRQQGLLQALQVRDGATVAAFLEAGGIQKMMPLMLGLGIQVMAVGLLYRARIAWVISLLLLAGVAVFSWWQGQTHTVLLAYTIFLVVVLVAYWRHFNRASLTAGSLFAVLSVFSLLVYAVFGVLYLGAEFSPPIHDPLTAFYFSIVSMSTVGYGDISPQTDAARMFSVSIIILGITVFATSISAVVGPLVGGNIQRLMHGRISHTMRKNHIILAGSGPLAQSLHEALLHRGHDVTVILPSVDGHPYPAGADVLEGDASDTDTLLQAGAKQARYILALRHDDAENAFIIMAGREAGGPDTKLVALVNSPVHLAKIRMVNPDIVISLQALGSEILARTLSGETIDEALITRLLFGEKTPDQ, from the coding sequence ATGCGGCTTCGTTTTTCACCTCTGGCGACACATCGCCTGCGCCTGATGCGTCAGTTTCCCTGGCATTGGCTGATCGCGGTGTTGGTGGCGGTGGATGGGTATCTGTTTCTGGAACCCCTGTGGCAGTTGATTCGACAGCAGGGTCTGTTACAGGCGCTGCAGGTGCGTGACGGGGCCACAGTCGCCGCCTTTCTGGAGGCCGGCGGTATCCAGAAGATGATGCCGCTGATGCTGGGGCTGGGTATCCAGGTGATGGCGGTAGGCCTGCTGTATCGGGCGCGCATTGCCTGGGTCATCAGCCTGCTGCTGCTGGCCGGTGTGGCGGTTTTTTCATGGTGGCAGGGGCAGACGCATACGGTGCTGCTGGCCTACACCATCTTCTTGGTGGTGGTGCTGGTCGCCTATTGGCGGCATTTCAATCGCGCCAGCCTGACTGCCGGCAGTCTGTTCGCCGTTCTCAGCGTATTCAGCCTGCTGGTGTATGCGGTTTTTGGCGTGTTGTATCTGGGGGCCGAATTTTCCCCGCCTATCCACGATCCCCTAACCGCTTTTTATTTTTCTATCGTGTCCATGTCTACCGTCGGCTACGGTGACATCAGTCCGCAGACCGATGCCGCCCGGATGTTCTCGGTGTCCATCATTATTTTGGGGATTACGGTGTTTGCCACCTCGATCAGTGCGGTGGTGGGGCCCTTGGTGGGGGGTAATATTCAGCGGCTGATGCACGGGAGGATCTCGCATACCATGCGCAAAAACCACATTATTCTGGCCGGTAGCGGCCCTTTGGCGCAAAGCCTGCACGAGGCCCTGTTGCATCGTGGGCATGATGTCACGGTGATTTTGCCGTCCGTCGATGGTCACCCTTATCCTGCGGGTGCCGATGTGCTGGAAGGCGATGCGTCCGATACGGACACGCTGCTGCAGGCCGGGGCTAAACAGGCGCGGTATATTTTGGCGCTGCGCCATGATGATGCCGAAAACGCTTTCATCATCATGGCGGGGCGCGAGGCCGGCGGCCCCGACACCAAGCTGGTTGCCCTGGTGAATTCGCCCGTGCATCTGGCCAAGATCCGGATGGTTAATCCGGATATTGTGATTTCTCTGCAGGCGCTGGGCAGCGAGATTCTGGCGCGTACCCTCAGCGGCGAGACCATCGACGAAGCTTTGATCACGCGCCTGCTGTTTGGCGAGAAAACGCCGGATCAGTGA